In Kiritimatiellia bacterium, one genomic interval encodes:
- the tsaD gene encoding tRNA (adenosine(37)-N6)-threonylcarbamoyltransferase complex transferase subunit TsaD, with product MIALGIETSCDETAVALARDTGEILADVTRTQVQRHAAFGGVVPEIAAREHVEALPGLLQRALEQARLSWRDIGAVAATRGPGLPTSLAVGFQAAKALALRLGVPLIGVNHLEAHVHSIVLDPSRPARSGLADTLVLVVSGGHTLLAMYQGPGRCRMLAQTVDDAAGEALDKGAKLLGLPYPGGPEIERLARGGDPNAVRFPRGDVRALRPGVRMAYPELAFSFSGLKTALLYHLKGRPPPEPAELADLAASYQAAVVDALATQVSRALERISARAVGCAGGVARNAALRSALAKVASTHGLAFLAAPPEYCTDNAAMVAALGAALLAEGAEPTPLDADILADWPLPA from the coding sequence GTGATCGCCCTCGGCATCGAAACCTCCTGCGATGAAACCGCCGTCGCGCTGGCGCGCGACACTGGCGAGATTTTGGCCGACGTTACGCGCACACAGGTTCAGCGCCATGCCGCATTCGGGGGCGTCGTGCCCGAGATTGCCGCGCGAGAGCATGTCGAAGCGCTGCCCGGCCTCCTCCAGCGCGCCCTGGAGCAGGCGCGGCTGAGCTGGCGGGACATCGGCGCCGTTGCTGCGACAAGGGGGCCAGGCCTGCCAACCTCGCTGGCCGTCGGCTTCCAGGCGGCAAAGGCTTTGGCCCTCCGGCTCGGTGTTCCGTTGATCGGCGTCAACCACCTTGAAGCCCACGTGCATTCGATTGTTCTGGACCCCTCCCGTCCTGCGCGCAGCGGTCTTGCTGATACGCTGGTCCTCGTCGTTTCGGGCGGGCACACTCTTCTGGCGATGTACCAGGGGCCCGGCCGGTGCCGGATGCTTGCGCAAACGGTGGATGACGCCGCGGGAGAGGCCCTCGACAAGGGTGCCAAACTGCTCGGCCTGCCATATCCGGGCGGGCCGGAAATCGAGCGCCTTGCCCGTGGAGGCGACCCGAACGCGGTTCGGTTCCCGCGCGGAGACGTGCGGGCTTTGCGGCCCGGCGTGCGCATGGCCTATCCTGAATTAGCGTTCAGTTTCAGCGGTTTGAAAACCGCGCTGCTCTATCACTTGAAGGGCCGGCCGCCGCCGGAACCCGCCGAACTGGCCGATCTGGCCGCGTCCTATCAGGCCGCCGTCGTCGATGCGCTGGCCACGCAGGTCAGCCGCGCCTTGGAGCGGATTTCCGCCCGCGCAGTCGGTTGCGCGGGAGGCGTCGCCCGGAACGCCGCCCTCCGTAGCGCGTTGGCGAAGGTCGCATCGACGCATGGGCTGGCCTTCCTGGCCGCGCCGCCCGAGTATTGCACCGACAACGCGGCCATGGTCGCCGCGCTGGGCGCCGCCCTGCTGGCCGAGGGGGCCGAGCCTACGCCCTTGGATGCAGACATTCTCGCGGATTGGCCGCTGCCCGCCTGA
- a CDS encoding S41 family peptidase, giving the protein MKRFGIRAGWAIAVGVLAANWWLGARLYSQEPVPERDDPYQHIAIFTRAIEQIRENYVDTNRVAYKDLVQGALRGMLQSLDPHSQFLDAEMFKEMKDDTSGQFGGLGIVVGIKDGALTIIAPMEDTPGFRAGLLAGDRIVEIDGVSTDGMSLPDAVKKLRGAPGTRVTLRIMRQPANEFLTKEIERANIEVVTVKDARILQDGIGYVRITQFNEPTAEALKKELDRLRGEGLQALVIDLRNNPGGLLSSAIDVAQLFLDRNQVIVSTQGRNPSQNKVYRARQRARYEGFPIAILVNGGSASASEIVAGALQDNRRAVLVGEKTFGKGSVQSVLPMDDGTALRLTTARYITPAERIIQDRGIEPDIVVPMSPEDLRNLLQRRAEPNADPLRAAEDPQLQRAMDVLRGVMKFTRARPAGEYAAAAAP; this is encoded by the coding sequence GTGAAGCGTTTCGGAATCAGGGCGGGCTGGGCGATCGCCGTGGGAGTCCTCGCGGCGAACTGGTGGCTCGGCGCACGGCTCTACTCCCAGGAGCCGGTCCCCGAGCGCGACGACCCCTATCAACACATCGCGATCTTCACCCGCGCGATCGAACAGATTCGTGAAAATTACGTCGACACGAACCGTGTTGCCTATAAGGACCTCGTGCAGGGCGCCCTCCGCGGCATGCTCCAGTCCCTGGACCCGCACAGCCAGTTCCTGGACGCCGAGATGTTCAAGGAGATGAAGGATGACACCTCCGGCCAGTTCGGCGGCCTGGGCATCGTCGTAGGGATCAAGGACGGCGCGCTGACGATCATCGCGCCGATGGAAGACACGCCCGGCTTCCGCGCCGGCCTGCTCGCCGGCGATCGGATCGTGGAGATCGACGGAGTTTCCACCGACGGCATGAGTTTGCCCGACGCCGTGAAAAAATTACGCGGTGCCCCAGGGACGCGCGTGACCCTTCGCATCATGCGCCAGCCCGCCAACGAATTCCTAACCAAGGAAATTGAGCGCGCGAACATTGAGGTCGTCACCGTCAAGGATGCCCGCATCCTGCAGGATGGGATCGGATACGTCCGGATCACGCAATTCAACGAGCCGACAGCCGAGGCCCTCAAAAAAGAGCTCGACCGGCTCCGCGGCGAAGGTCTGCAAGCGCTGGTCATCGATTTGCGGAACAATCCGGGCGGGCTGTTGTCCTCCGCGATCGACGTCGCCCAGTTGTTCCTCGACCGCAACCAGGTGATTGTCTCCACCCAGGGCCGAAACCCCTCACAGAACAAGGTGTATCGCGCCCGTCAGCGCGCCCGCTATGAGGGGTTTCCCATCGCGATTTTGGTCAACGGCGGCAGCGCTAGCGCGTCGGAGATCGTCGCAGGCGCCCTCCAGGACAACCGACGCGCTGTGCTGGTCGGGGAAAAAACATTTGGCAAGGGATCGGTCCAGAGCGTCCTCCCGATGGACGACGGCACCGCGCTGCGGCTGACCACGGCCCGCTACATCACGCCAGCGGAGCGCATCATCCAGGATCGGGGAATCGAACCCGACATCGTCGTCCCTATGTCGCCGGAAGACCTCCGCAACCTCCTTCAGCGGCGGGCGGAGCCGAATGCCGACCCCCTCCGCGCCGCCGAAGACCCGCAGTTGCAGCGCGCGATGGACGTCCTGCGCGGCGTCATGAAATTCACGCGCGCCCGGCCGGCCGGTGAATATGCCGCGGCTGCCGCGCCGTGA
- a CDS encoding tetratricopeptide repeat protein: MKQESDRPKIQSIYYQKAPSNGVSSRATSAPGPGPQAASAERRSLSSGRSSHFLRNLMLFVAVLAGMLVALLASMAALRAIWERRDRALVGNLPAEPAATGQTTGAAAPAASGSETVAEPHVASAEQETEKMRRAALLARHARSLEEAGSLDEAIRRYQEAVALWPHSSATWAQLGRALIRAEEHARAQEALERALEGNPSAADLMNDLGAVLLLQGQSRRALRWFDSALAKNPQFAPAYFNLALAQIALNDRAEARANLEKYLELAPRDARALRELAFLDTVEGRRDRALEALERAIELAPDWALLYLDYAALCALMGRREQAIEFLKKAEPLSSPRAVYQIYLEPAFREIRLTELGRSFERELAQRARARIGEQADLREFQAPIRPLLAAEAPLQPASQPADQ; this comes from the coding sequence ATGAAACAGGAATCGGATCGACCGAAGATTCAATCCATTTATTACCAAAAAGCGCCGTCGAACGGGGTGTCGTCGAGGGCTACGTCCGCCCCCGGCCCGGGTCCGCAGGCGGCCTCGGCGGAGCGCCGATCCCTGTCATCGGGCCGATCTTCGCACTTTTTGCGGAATCTGATGCTCTTTGTCGCGGTACTGGCGGGCATGTTGGTCGCCCTGCTTGCGAGCATGGCCGCCTTGCGGGCGATATGGGAGCGGCGCGATCGGGCACTGGTCGGCAACTTGCCTGCCGAACCAGCCGCCACAGGCCAAACGACGGGCGCCGCAGCGCCGGCTGCCTCGGGTTCTGAAACCGTTGCCGAGCCGCACGTTGCATCTGCCGAGCAGGAAACGGAGAAGATGCGCCGCGCAGCCCTCCTCGCCCGCCATGCCCGATCGCTGGAAGAGGCCGGCTCGCTCGATGAGGCCATTCGTCGCTATCAGGAGGCCGTGGCGCTCTGGCCGCATTCCAGCGCCACCTGGGCACAGTTGGGGCGGGCGTTGATCAGGGCAGAAGAGCATGCCCGCGCCCAGGAGGCTCTGGAACGCGCGTTGGAGGGAAATCCTTCCGCCGCGGACCTGATGAACGACCTCGGCGCCGTCCTCTTGCTCCAGGGCCAATCGAGGCGGGCACTGCGGTGGTTCGACTCGGCCCTTGCCAAGAACCCGCAATTTGCTCCGGCCTATTTCAACCTTGCCCTCGCGCAAATCGCGCTGAACGACCGCGCCGAGGCCCGCGCCAATCTCGAGAAATACCTGGAATTGGCGCCCCGCGACGCGCGGGCCTTGCGCGAGCTGGCCTTTCTGGACACGGTGGAAGGCCGCCGCGATCGGGCGCTCGAGGCGCTGGAGCGCGCGATCGAGCTGGCGCCGGACTGGGCGCTACTGTACCTCGATTACGCGGCGCTTTGCGCGCTCATGGGCCGCAGGGAACAGGCCATCGAATTCCTGAAGAAAGCAGAGCCGCTCTCATCACCCCGCGCAGTGTATCAGATCTATCTCGAGCCGGCCTTTCGCGAGATTCGCCTGACAGAGCTGGGCAGGTCTTTTGAACGCGAACTGGCGCAACGCGCCCGCGCGCGGATCGGCGAACAGGCGGACCTTCGGGAATTCCAGGCGCCGATCCGGCCGCTTCTCGCTGCGGAAGCCCCACTGCAACCGGCATCGCAGCCGGCCGATCAATAA